Genomic DNA from Thermococcus sp. MAR1:
GGACCGACACCAGCGGGCGTTCCAGTGGCTATTATATCGCCAGGCTCAAGGGTCATCACGCTTGAGATGTACTCTATCAGCTCGGGAACTTTAAAGACCATCTCGCTCGTTCTGCCGAGTTGTCTGAGCTCGCCGTTTACCTTCAGACCGATTTCAAGGTCGCTGATGTCAAGCTCGCGCTTGTCCACAACTCTAGGCCCGACCGGTGCGAATGTATCGAAGCCCTTCGAGAGGGTCCATGGCATGCCGCTTTTCCTCGCTTCCGCCTGCAAA
This window encodes:
- a CDS encoding fumarylacetoacetate hydrolase family protein, producing the protein ERPVFFLKPPSALIGPNSTIVLPRMSKRVDHEVELAVIIGKRARNVPAKKVMDYVLGYTILLDITARDLQAEARKSGMPWTLSKGFDTFAPVGPRVVDKRELDISDLEIGLKVNGELRQLGRTSEMVFKVPELIEYISSVMTLEPGDIIATGTPAGVGP